GTTATCTTTGCACTCAGACAACTGCTCGACCATGACATTATCAGGATCGGGACAGACAACAGATACAGCATTAGGAAAACATGAGAAAATTGAAAATCATCTTTATGGGTACGCCGGAATTTGCCGTCGGGATCCTTGACAACATCATCGGAAATCAATACGAAGTCGCTGCAGTGGTCACCGCGCCTGACAAACCTGCAGGCCGCGGGCAGAAGATTAAATATTCCGCCGTAAAGGATTATGCATTACAAAAGGATCTTCCCGTGCTCCAGCCCACGAACCTCAAGGACGAGGCCTTTTTAGCAGCGTTGAAAAGTTTCGGGGCCAACCTTCACGTTGTGGTCGCGTTCAGGATGTTGCCAAAGGCAGTCTGGGACATGCCCGAGTACGGCACATTCAATCTGCACGCGTCGCTTCTGCCGCAATATCGTGGTGCTGCGCCAATAAACTGGGCCATCATTAACGGAGAAACCAGGACCGGCGTGACCACTTTTTTTATTGATGATAAGATTGATACCGGGGCAATCATCCTCAGCTCGGAAACAAGCATTTCAGAAACTGAAAATGCCGGCGAACTGCACGACAGGCTGATGGATATCGGGCAAGCGACAGTAGTCCGTACTTTGGAACTTATCGCATCGGGTGACGTCCGGACCCATGTGCAAACCGACTCGGACGATCTTAAAACCGCGTACAAACTGCATCGAGACAATTGCAAAATCGACTGGGAAAAACCTGGGAAAGAAATCCATAACCTGATCAGGGGTTTGTCACCGTATCCGGCTGCATGGTGCTTTTTTGACGACGGGGCGACACCACAGCAAATCAAGATCTACGATGCGGCTTTTGAACAAGCGGCGCATCAGCAAACGCCGGGATCGTTAAAGACCGACCGGAAAACGATCAGCGTGGCAGTGAAGGATGGCTTTGTGCATATCCTGAGCCTGCAATTGCCCGGAAAGAAAAAAATGACTGCTGCAGAATTGCTCAACGGAATGGCTTTCGCGCAGGAAAGTAAATTTTGCTAAGCTTGCGCCATTGCTGAGATGAGCGCATTTTTGAAAAAAGCAACTAAGTTTATCAACAAATGAATTGACTTATCAACAAAAAAGCGAAAATCGGTGCTGAGCGCTTGTGCAGTAAGGAATTCCTGCTAAATTTGTTTCTATTAACAGAATTTTTAACC
The nucleotide sequence above comes from Flavobacterium magnum. Encoded proteins:
- the fmt gene encoding methionyl-tRNA formyltransferase, whose amino-acid sequence is MRKLKIIFMGTPEFAVGILDNIIGNQYEVAAVVTAPDKPAGRGQKIKYSAVKDYALQKDLPVLQPTNLKDEAFLAALKSFGANLHVVVAFRMLPKAVWDMPEYGTFNLHASLLPQYRGAAPINWAIINGETRTGVTTFFIDDKIDTGAIILSSETSISETENAGELHDRLMDIGQATVVRTLELIASGDVRTHVQTDSDDLKTAYKLHRDNCKIDWEKPGKEIHNLIRGLSPYPAAWCFFDDGATPQQIKIYDAAFEQAAHQQTPGSLKTDRKTISVAVKDGFVHILSLQLPGKKKMTAAELLNGMAFAQESKFC